The proteins below come from a single Candidatus Eremiobacteraceae bacterium genomic window:
- a CDS encoding phosphoribosylaminoimidazolesuccinocarboxamide synthase: MNKGPEVARGKTKILYQHPDQPDAVIVSSQDSITAGDGAKRNVITGKGRLAALTTARIFRLLNACGLPTHYMSGGEDEDGNEMVVRRCEMIPIEVVVRGVAAGSYLKRHPAVKEGTVFAPRLVEYFFKDDARHDPQYSAEQIITENLATPAELAEMTDVALLVFEILAHAWKQQNVLLIDLKVEFGRYKTAEGGSQILLADVIDNDSWRVWPGGDPKRMLDKQIYRNMGTPKDSELGAVKEKYEEVAERVAQFQKSVGGFVAIIMGSSGDAAHAERIGKALSGFGIPSTKHVASAHKTPLYALTRVQQTDSAMGRVVYITIAGRSNALSAFVDAATPNPVIACPVIGSNWAGMEILSSLQLPSGVASVVVLEPENAALAAAKILGVDDTVLFGRVLVSQYRSRKSVIDSDARMAAAPPNGKAARE, encoded by the coding sequence ATGAACAAAGGACCGGAAGTCGCGCGCGGCAAGACCAAGATCCTCTACCAGCATCCCGACCAGCCCGATGCGGTGATCGTATCGTCCCAGGACAGCATCACCGCCGGCGACGGCGCCAAGCGTAACGTCATCACCGGCAAAGGCCGGCTGGCGGCGCTGACGACGGCGCGTATCTTCCGCCTGCTCAACGCCTGCGGATTGCCGACGCACTATATGAGCGGCGGCGAAGACGAAGACGGCAACGAGATGGTCGTGCGCCGCTGCGAGATGATCCCGATCGAGGTCGTCGTGCGCGGCGTGGCCGCCGGTTCGTACCTCAAGCGCCACCCGGCGGTCAAGGAAGGCACCGTGTTCGCGCCGCGCCTGGTGGAATATTTCTTCAAAGACGACGCGCGCCACGATCCGCAGTACAGCGCCGAGCAGATCATCACCGAAAATCTCGCCACGCCTGCGGAGCTGGCGGAGATGACAGACGTCGCACTGCTGGTCTTCGAGATCCTCGCGCATGCCTGGAAGCAGCAGAACGTCCTGCTGATCGATTTGAAGGTCGAGTTCGGACGGTACAAGACCGCCGAAGGCGGCAGCCAGATCCTGCTGGCGGACGTGATCGACAACGATTCATGGCGCGTCTGGCCGGGCGGCGATCCCAAGCGTATGCTCGACAAGCAGATCTATCGCAACATGGGGACTCCCAAAGACAGCGAGCTGGGCGCCGTCAAGGAGAAGTACGAAGAGGTCGCCGAGCGCGTCGCGCAGTTCCAGAAGAGCGTCGGCGGGTTCGTCGCCATCATCATGGGCTCGTCCGGGGACGCCGCGCACGCCGAACGGATCGGCAAAGCATTGTCCGGCTTCGGCATTCCCAGCACCAAGCACGTCGCGTCGGCGCACAAGACGCCGCTGTACGCGCTCACGCGCGTCCAACAGACCGACAGCGCGATGGGGCGAGTCGTCTACATCACCATCGCCGGCCGCAGCAACGCGCTCTCAGCCTTCGTCGACGCAGCGACGCCGAACCCGGTGATCGCCTGTCCGGTCATCGGTTCGAATTGGGCCGGCATGGAGATCCTCTCGAGCTTGCAGCTGCCCTCCGGTGTGGCGAGCGTCGTGGTCTTGGAGCCCGAGAACGCTGCGCTGGCCGCGGCGAAGATCCTCGGCGTAGACGACACCGTGCTCTTCGGCCGCGTGCTGGTGTCGCAGTATCGCAGCCGCAAGAGCGTGATCGACTCCGATGCGCGCATGGCGGCGGCACCCCCGAACGGGAAAGCGGCGCGTGAATGA
- the guaA gene encoding glutamine-hydrolyzing GMP synthase, whose amino-acid sequence MKSSPVTEKPIADTPAQETVVILDFGAQYSQLIARRVREEQVYSEVLPYDAPWSEVERRNPSAFILTGGPESVVAPGAPHIPPQLLEAGKPVLGICYGMQDLVRALGGTVVPGEIREFGKAELVVDAVHSPLFDGLPTHSQAWMSHGDTVTELPEGFQTLAHTGTCAQAAVGDPSRHWYGVQFHPEVKHTEHGKRVLHNFLRKVAGISERWEMSSFIERSVESIRVQIGDARAVCGLSGGVDSAVAATLVSRAIGDRLTCIFVDHGLLRQDEARQVVEAFRDVLHLNLVHVDAGKRFLTALARVSDPEEKRRIIGREFVAVFEEEAQKIPGVEFLVQGTLYPDVIESKTPASKAGHKIKTHHNVGGLPEIMALGLVEPLKLLFKDEVRELGRQLGLPANIVNRQPFPGPGLAVRVLGAVTTERLDVLRRADAIAREEIEKEPDVPWQYFAVLTPLQSVGVMGDGRTYANMVAIRAVTSDDGMTADWARLSPDALARIATRIVNEVPGVNRVVYDITSKPPATIEWE is encoded by the coding sequence ATGAAATCCTCGCCAGTCACTGAAAAGCCCATCGCCGACACGCCGGCGCAGGAAACCGTTGTCATCCTCGATTTCGGCGCGCAGTACAGCCAGTTGATCGCGCGGCGCGTGCGCGAGGAGCAGGTCTATTCCGAAGTGCTTCCCTACGACGCGCCGTGGTCGGAAGTCGAACGGCGCAATCCCAGCGCGTTCATCCTCACGGGCGGGCCCGAAAGCGTCGTCGCGCCGGGCGCGCCGCACATCCCGCCGCAGCTGCTCGAAGCGGGCAAACCGGTCCTCGGCATCTGCTACGGCATGCAGGACCTCGTGCGTGCGCTCGGCGGCACGGTCGTGCCTGGCGAGATCCGCGAATTCGGCAAAGCCGAGCTCGTCGTCGACGCCGTCCATTCGCCGCTGTTTGACGGGCTGCCGACGCACTCGCAGGCGTGGATGAGCCACGGCGACACTGTCACCGAATTACCCGAAGGTTTCCAGACGCTCGCTCACACCGGCACCTGCGCGCAGGCCGCAGTGGGCGATCCCAGCCGGCATTGGTACGGCGTGCAGTTCCATCCCGAAGTGAAGCACACCGAGCACGGCAAGCGCGTGCTGCACAATTTCTTGCGCAAGGTCGCCGGCATCTCCGAGCGTTGGGAGATGTCGTCGTTCATCGAGCGCAGCGTCGAGAGCATCCGCGTGCAGATCGGCGACGCCCGCGCGGTGTGCGGCCTGTCCGGCGGCGTCGACAGCGCGGTGGCCGCCACGCTCGTCTCGCGCGCTATCGGCGATCGGCTGACGTGCATCTTCGTCGATCACGGTTTGCTGCGCCAAGACGAGGCGCGTCAAGTCGTCGAGGCGTTCCGCGACGTGCTGCATCTGAATCTCGTGCACGTGGATGCCGGCAAGCGGTTCTTGACGGCGCTTGCCCGCGTGAGCGATCCTGAGGAGAAGCGCAGGATCATCGGGCGCGAGTTCGTCGCCGTGTTCGAAGAAGAAGCGCAGAAGATCCCCGGCGTCGAGTTCCTGGTCCAAGGCACGCTCTATCCCGATGTCATCGAGAGCAAGACGCCTGCCAGCAAGGCCGGCCACAAGATCAAGACGCATCACAACGTCGGCGGACTGCCCGAAATCATGGCGCTCGGGCTCGTCGAACCGCTCAAACTGCTCTTCAAAGACGAGGTGCGCGAGTTAGGGCGGCAGCTCGGGCTACCGGCGAACATCGTGAATCGTCAGCCGTTCCCAGGCCCGGGTCTGGCAGTCCGTGTGCTGGGCGCGGTGACCACCGAGCGTCTGGACGTCTTACGCCGCGCGGACGCGATCGCGCGCGAAGAGATCGAAAAAGAGCCCGATGTGCCCTGGCAGTACTTCGCCGTGCTGACCCCGCTGCAGAGCGTCGGGGTGATGGGCGACGGCCGCACCTACGCCAACATGGTCGCGATCCGTGCAGTGACCAGTGACGACGGCATGACCGCTGATTGGGCGCGACTGTCGCCGGACGCGCTGGCACGCATCGCGACGCGCATCGTCAACGAGGTGCCGGGCGTCAACCGCGTCGTCTACGACATCACGAGCAAGCCGCCTGCGACTATTGAGTGGGAGTGA
- the purQ gene encoding phosphoribosylformylglycinamidine synthase I, producing the protein MPDPKVAVIVFPGTNSEVETVDACRDAGVDARLFWWSEDPETLRAFDAYVIAGGFAHEDRVRAGAIAAKSPTVAVIKEEAGKGKLVLGLCNGAQVLAEAGMLGEVALAKNLPAHHFQGLMVDVVVDREPQRCAFTDGLAPGTAMRMALAHGEGRFTGAPEVFDDLEERGRIILRYAGGSPNGAQHDAAGICNDAGNVLALMPHPERAAWSLNVAYGVPALRRGDPNATAGAHAIFACMAAALRARTGGR; encoded by the coding sequence ATGCCTGACCCGAAAGTCGCCGTCATCGTCTTCCCCGGCACGAACTCTGAGGTCGAGACGGTGGATGCCTGTCGCGACGCGGGTGTGGATGCGCGGCTGTTCTGGTGGTCGGAAGACCCCGAGACCCTGCGCGCCTTCGACGCATACGTGATCGCCGGCGGCTTCGCGCATGAGGACCGTGTGCGGGCCGGCGCCATCGCAGCCAAGAGCCCGACCGTCGCTGTTATAAAGGAAGAAGCCGGCAAGGGCAAGCTCGTCCTCGGGCTGTGCAACGGGGCCCAAGTGCTCGCCGAAGCAGGCATGCTCGGCGAGGTCGCCTTGGCCAAGAATCTGCCGGCACATCATTTCCAAGGGTTGATGGTGGACGTCGTCGTCGACCGCGAGCCGCAGCGTTGCGCGTTCACGGACGGATTGGCGCCGGGAACGGCGATGCGCATGGCGCTGGCGCACGGCGAGGGGCGCTTCACCGGCGCCCCTGAGGTCTTCGACGATCTCGAAGAGCGCGGCCGCATCATCTTGCGCTACGCCGGCGGATCGCCCAACGGCGCGCAGCACGACGCCGCCGGCATCTGCAATGACGCCGGCAACGTGCTCGCGCTTATGCCGCATCCCGAGCGCGCGGCGTGGTCCCTCAACGTCGCGTACGGCGTACCGGCGCTGCGGCGGGGCGACCCCAACGCGACCGCTGGCGCGCATGCCATCTTCGCGTGCATGGCCGCTGCGCTGCGCGCTCGGACAGGCGGCCGATGA
- a CDS encoding formate--phosphoribosylaminoimidazolecarboxamide ligase — translation MARKSSAQLPELYTIATLGSHSALQILKGAKDEGFHTLAVTTPQNESLYASFGFVDEVMVIPRYSDFPKVEKELGKRKIVMVPHGSFVAYLSLDQHKAMTTPYFGNKAVLDLEADRMRQREWLLQAGLKMPRQFTKASEIDRPVIVKLYGAHGGKGYLFVKNAEDFHKRAAHLVEQKYIMQEYVIGVPVYIHYFYSPLTGKLEIMSMDRRYESNVDSLGRIPSASQEGWDIQPSYVVIGNQPISLRESLLAEAFHMGEAVVRVSRELCPERGLFGAFCLETIVTPEAEFFLMEISARIVAGTNLFIDGSPYSYLNYTEPMSTGRRIAREIKNALLSNSLSLVLDQSSKILVEEGNGKPPLARIPGPGVPAN, via the coding sequence ATGGCACGCAAATCGTCCGCGCAACTCCCCGAGCTGTATACGATCGCGACGCTCGGCAGCCACTCCGCGCTGCAGATCCTCAAGGGAGCCAAGGACGAAGGGTTCCACACCCTCGCCGTCACCACGCCGCAGAACGAGAGCCTGTACGCCAGTTTCGGCTTCGTGGACGAAGTCATGGTCATCCCGCGCTACAGCGATTTTCCGAAAGTCGAGAAAGAGCTCGGCAAGCGCAAGATCGTGATGGTGCCGCACGGCTCGTTCGTCGCGTATCTCTCGCTCGACCAGCACAAGGCCATGACCACGCCGTACTTCGGCAACAAGGCCGTGCTGGATCTGGAAGCCGACCGCATGCGTCAGCGCGAGTGGCTGCTCCAAGCGGGTTTGAAGATGCCGCGCCAGTTCACCAAGGCGAGCGAGATCGACCGGCCGGTGATCGTCAAGTTGTATGGGGCGCACGGCGGCAAGGGTTACCTGTTCGTCAAGAACGCCGAAGACTTCCACAAACGCGCGGCCCATCTCGTCGAGCAGAAGTACATCATGCAAGAGTACGTCATCGGCGTACCGGTCTACATCCACTACTTCTATTCACCGCTGACCGGGAAGCTCGAGATCATGTCGATGGACCGGCGCTATGAGAGCAACGTCGACTCGCTCGGGCGCATCCCGTCCGCCAGCCAAGAGGGCTGGGATATCCAACCCAGCTACGTGGTCATCGGCAACCAGCCGATCAGCCTGCGCGAGTCACTGCTCGCCGAAGCCTTTCACATGGGTGAGGCGGTCGTGCGCGTCAGCCGCGAGCTGTGTCCGGAACGCGGACTGTTCGGCGCGTTCTGCCTGGAGACGATCGTCACGCCCGAGGCCGAGTTCTTCCTCATGGAGATCTCGGCGCGCATCGTCGCCGGCACCAACCTGTTCATCGACGGCTCGCCGTACTCGTATCTGAACTACACCGAGCCGATGTCGACCGGCCGGCGCATCGCGCGCGAGATCAAGAACGCGCTGCTCTCCAACAGCCTCTCATTGGTGCTCGACCAATCCAGCAAGATCTTGGTCGAGGAAGGCAACGGCAAACCGCCTTTGGCGCGCATACCCGGACCGGGAGTTCCAGCGAATTGA
- the purD gene encoding phosphoribosylamine--glycine ligase: MNVLIVGSGAREHALAWKLAQSPKVSALYAAPGNAGTALLGTNWSDISATDTHALVARAKEAQIGLAVIGPEAALAVGVADAMRAAGIPTFGPGRAAARLESSKAFAKQWMLRYGIPTAAFKVAHDRKQAQRALNEWSGGVVLKADGLAAGKGVVVVDSPADAQPVLDQWYGKHALPGGGTTLVLEERLEGKEVSVMAVTDGSVMHLLAPACDYKRALDGDAGANTGGMGAYSPAADALDDAALARIRKDVIEPVREGMSRDGMEYRGCLYAGLMMTKRGPCVLEFNARFGDPETQVVLPRLESDLFELLHAVAAGADVPAPRFSPDACVGVVLASEHYPERSDPVDNLPLPPPADGVACFWGGSKLASGRVSASGGRVLTVTALGSTIAAARTRAYEACAAYVALLPEGTRLRFRSDIARRAAGG; the protein is encoded by the coding sequence GTGAACGTCCTCATTGTCGGATCGGGCGCGCGCGAACACGCGCTCGCGTGGAAGCTCGCGCAATCGCCCAAGGTGAGCGCGCTCTATGCCGCGCCTGGCAACGCCGGCACGGCGCTGCTCGGCACGAACTGGTCCGACATATCCGCGACCGATACGCACGCGCTCGTCGCCCGAGCCAAGGAAGCGCAGATCGGCCTCGCGGTCATCGGTCCCGAAGCGGCCCTTGCGGTCGGCGTGGCCGACGCAATGCGCGCCGCCGGCATCCCGACGTTCGGACCCGGCCGCGCCGCCGCGCGGCTCGAGTCGAGCAAAGCGTTCGCCAAGCAATGGATGCTGCGCTACGGCATCCCGACCGCGGCGTTCAAAGTGGCGCACGATCGCAAGCAAGCGCAGCGCGCGCTCAACGAATGGAGCGGCGGCGTCGTCCTCAAAGCCGATGGCCTGGCCGCCGGCAAAGGTGTCGTGGTCGTGGATTCGCCAGCCGACGCGCAGCCTGTGCTCGATCAGTGGTACGGCAAGCACGCCCTGCCCGGCGGCGGCACGACGCTGGTGCTCGAGGAACGCCTCGAAGGCAAGGAAGTCTCGGTCATGGCGGTGACCGACGGCTCTGTCATGCACCTGCTCGCGCCGGCGTGCGACTACAAGCGTGCGCTTGACGGCGACGCAGGCGCCAATACCGGCGGCATGGGCGCGTACTCCCCGGCCGCCGACGCGCTCGATGACGCCGCGCTTGCCCGCATCCGTAAGGACGTGATCGAGCCGGTGCGCGAGGGCATGAGCCGCGATGGCATGGAGTACCGCGGTTGCCTTTACGCGGGTCTGATGATGACCAAACGCGGCCCCTGCGTCCTCGAATTCAACGCGCGCTTCGGCGATCCGGAAACCCAAGTCGTGCTACCGCGCCTGGAATCCGACCTCTTCGAGCTGCTCCACGCCGTAGCGGCGGGCGCCGACGTTCCAGCTCCCCGGTTTTCGCCGGACGCTTGCGTCGGCGTCGTGCTGGCCTCGGAGCACTATCCCGAACGCTCCGATCCTGTGGATAACTTGCCGCTGCCGCCGCCGGCAGATGGTGTCGCGTGCTTTTGGGGCGGTTCGAAGCTGGCAAGCGGCCGGGTGAGCGCGTCGGGAGGACGCGTCCTGACAGTGACCGCGCTCGGCTCGACGATCGCCGCCGCTCGAACGCGTGCGTATGAAGCCTGCGCGGCCTACGTCGCGCTCCTGCCAGAAGGCACAAGGCTGCGCTTCCGCAGCGACATCGCACGACGTGCGGCGGGCGGCTAG
- a CDS encoding DUF1297 domain-containing protein — MTAGVADVLAGYDPANLTLCCIGSHSALDVCLGAKRAGLRNLVITVKGRERTYAVYYASRPDGTGCVDDTLMVGHFADVVLEDVQIELLRRNAIFIPNRSFEVYARQRHTFEEIERGMRVPFFGSRHLLRAEERDEPDNQYRLLEAAGLRFPRRLRSPDGIDGLTLIKAPHAKVTFERAFFVAASPEQYKRRSEALLRAGVISEEGLAGAVLEEYVLGPTVNLNFFYSPMLGELELLGTDTRRQTNIDGARALLAIEQASLGGAFMPSMEEAGHIAATLTESMLEQAFDMGERFVAAARAARPPGIVGPFALQCVIAAGPPKSFVVYDVSLRIPGSPGTKFTPYSAYRWGREMSVGDRIAGEILMARDAGRLAEVLT; from the coding sequence TTGACGGCGGGCGTCGCGGACGTCCTCGCCGGCTACGACCCAGCCAACTTGACGCTCTGCTGCATCGGCAGTCATTCTGCGCTCGACGTGTGCCTGGGCGCCAAGCGCGCAGGCTTGCGCAATCTCGTCATCACGGTCAAGGGACGCGAGCGTACGTATGCGGTCTACTATGCCTCGCGCCCCGACGGCACGGGATGCGTGGACGACACGTTGATGGTCGGCCACTTCGCGGACGTCGTATTGGAAGACGTGCAGATCGAGCTGCTGCGGCGCAACGCGATCTTCATCCCCAACCGCTCGTTCGAGGTCTACGCGCGCCAGCGCCACACGTTCGAGGAGATCGAGCGCGGCATGCGCGTGCCGTTCTTCGGATCGCGCCATCTGCTGCGCGCTGAGGAGCGCGACGAGCCCGACAACCAATACCGGCTGCTCGAAGCGGCCGGTCTTCGTTTCCCGCGGCGCCTGCGTTCGCCTGATGGGATCGACGGGCTCACCCTCATCAAAGCCCCGCACGCCAAGGTGACGTTCGAGCGCGCATTCTTCGTCGCGGCATCGCCCGAGCAATACAAACGCCGCTCGGAAGCATTGCTGCGCGCAGGCGTGATCAGCGAGGAGGGCCTGGCCGGCGCGGTGCTCGAGGAATACGTGCTCGGCCCGACGGTCAACTTGAATTTTTTCTATTCGCCGATGCTCGGCGAGCTCGAGCTATTGGGCACCGATACTCGGCGCCAGACGAACATCGACGGCGCGCGCGCGCTGCTGGCGATCGAGCAGGCGTCGCTGGGCGGCGCGTTCATGCCCTCGATGGAGGAAGCGGGGCACATCGCAGCCACGCTCACCGAGTCGATGCTCGAACAAGCCTTCGACATGGGCGAGCGTTTCGTGGCGGCGGCCCGAGCTGCTCGGCCACCGGGCATCGTCGGCCCGTTCGCGCTGCAATGCGTGATCGCGGCGGGACCGCCCAAGTCGTTCGTCGTCTACGACGTCAGCTTGCGCATCCCGGGCTCGCCGGGCACGAAATTCACGCCGTATTCGGCGTACCGCTGGGGTCGCGAGATGTCGGTCGGCGACCGCATCGCCGGCGAGATCTTGATGGCCCGTGACGCCGGCCGCTTGGCAGAGGTGCTCACGTGA
- the purL gene encoding phosphoribosylformylglycinamidine synthase subunit PurL, whose translation MNSTATEIRRSAEPLPVAGATDDQLQRLARREALALSPAELRSIAQRIGRDPTRAEAHAFAIQWSEHCSYKSSRPLLRKLPTVSADVLVGVGEDAGVLRAGTVDGVEYGVVVAHESHNHPSQVVPFEGAATGVGGILRDVLCMGAEVVASADPLRFGTPVPGSHAAYVAAAAVDGIGAYGNAVGVPNLAGDVYFDDSFNENCLVNVVSLGIVPADRIIHSRVPSDGAGYDLVLVGKATDASGFGGAAFASLVLDASLAQSNKSAVQVPDPFLKSVIMRASYAAFDEIRRRGLQVGYKDLGAGGIMGASCELCNAGGFGGAIDIDAVPQAVPGLPPFVIACAETQERMLWAVPSSFTPALLQIYNERFTLPEVSANARAAVIGKVTKERHYIVRAGGEAVVDVPIDVLAGPIVVQRTAAPEGSGRIHAGRANSDGRINSTATIGETLLEVLAHTDVCSRRPLIEHYDRFVRGATVIPSGYADAGVFIIKRGGRAGIALSVDGNPRYGAISAKQAAAHAVVEAARNVAAVGARPIGLTDCLNYGDPEDPIAYRQLVDGIDGLAEAAAALQLNRPGEPLPFVSGNVSLYNESAAGAAIAPSAIVACIGRVDDVGKVVTMQLTGPDKRLYLLGKRADQLGGSVLEAIRGDEDAELPPLDYAEANASIYAVVAGIREGIISAAHDISDGGLLACVAEMCLGGDADGAIGVRLDAPAKWAPGVTSCAALFGEAPGFVVEVADMRRTAFEWICGAQGAQPVLIGKTGGRSIHVGGESCDVPLAQAAIVWTQPLKALYA comes from the coding sequence ATGAATTCGACCGCCACCGAGATCAGACGTTCGGCCGAACCGCTCCCCGTAGCGGGGGCCACCGACGACCAATTGCAGCGCCTCGCTCGTCGCGAGGCGCTCGCGCTCTCACCCGCCGAATTGCGCTCGATCGCGCAGCGCATCGGCCGCGATCCGACGCGGGCCGAGGCGCACGCGTTCGCCATCCAGTGGAGCGAGCATTGCTCGTATAAGAGCAGCCGCCCGCTGCTGCGGAAACTGCCGACCGTGAGCGCGGACGTGCTCGTCGGCGTCGGCGAAGACGCGGGCGTCTTGCGCGCAGGTACGGTCGACGGCGTCGAGTACGGCGTGGTGGTGGCGCATGAAAGCCACAACCACCCATCGCAGGTCGTGCCGTTCGAAGGCGCGGCGACCGGCGTGGGCGGGATCTTGCGCGATGTCTTGTGCATGGGCGCGGAGGTCGTCGCCAGCGCCGATCCGTTGCGTTTCGGCACGCCGGTGCCCGGATCGCACGCCGCGTACGTCGCCGCGGCGGCGGTCGACGGCATCGGCGCGTACGGCAACGCAGTGGGCGTGCCGAACCTGGCCGGCGACGTGTACTTCGACGATTCGTTCAACGAGAATTGCCTGGTCAACGTCGTGTCGCTGGGGATCGTGCCTGCCGATCGCATCATCCACAGCCGCGTGCCGTCCGATGGCGCGGGGTACGACCTCGTCCTCGTCGGCAAAGCGACGGACGCTTCTGGTTTCGGGGGCGCCGCGTTCGCCTCGCTCGTGCTCGACGCGTCGCTGGCGCAATCCAACAAAAGCGCCGTGCAGGTCCCCGATCCGTTCCTCAAGAGCGTCATCATGCGCGCGAGCTATGCGGCGTTTGATGAGATCCGGCGGCGCGGGCTGCAGGTCGGCTATAAGGACTTGGGCGCGGGCGGGATCATGGGCGCCAGCTGCGAGCTGTGCAATGCCGGCGGCTTCGGCGGTGCGATCGATATCGACGCGGTGCCGCAAGCGGTGCCAGGATTGCCGCCCTTCGTCATCGCGTGCGCGGAGACGCAAGAGCGCATGCTGTGGGCCGTCCCGTCGTCATTCACACCGGCGCTGCTGCAGATCTACAACGAGCGCTTCACCCTGCCCGAGGTGTCGGCCAACGCGCGCGCGGCGGTGATCGGCAAAGTGACTAAAGAGCGGCACTATATCGTGCGCGCGGGCGGCGAAGCGGTGGTCGACGTTCCGATCGACGTGCTTGCCGGGCCGATCGTGGTGCAGCGCACGGCTGCACCTGAAGGGAGTGGAAGAATCCATGCCGGTCGGGCAAATTCGGACGGTCGAATAAATTCGACCGCTACAATCGGCGAGACGCTGCTTGAAGTGCTCGCGCACACGGACGTCTGCAGCCGGCGCCCGCTCATCGAGCATTACGACCGCTTCGTGCGCGGGGCGACCGTCATCCCGTCCGGCTATGCAGATGCGGGCGTGTTCATCATCAAGCGCGGCGGGCGCGCGGGAATCGCGCTTTCGGTCGACGGCAACCCGCGCTATGGTGCGATCTCGGCGAAGCAGGCGGCTGCCCACGCGGTCGTCGAGGCCGCGCGCAACGTCGCCGCCGTCGGCGCGCGCCCCATCGGACTCACCGATTGTCTCAATTACGGCGACCCGGAGGATCCAATCGCCTATCGCCAGCTGGTCGACGGTATCGACGGTCTCGCAGAAGCGGCTGCGGCCCTCCAGCTCAACCGGCCGGGGGAACCGCTGCCCTTTGTCAGCGGCAACGTCAGCTTGTACAACGAGTCGGCGGCCGGCGCCGCGATCGCGCCCTCTGCTATCGTCGCGTGCATCGGCCGGGTCGACGACGTGGGTAAGGTCGTCACGATGCAGCTCACCGGGCCTGACAAGCGCCTTTATCTCTTGGGGAAGCGCGCAGACCAACTGGGCGGCTCGGTGTTGGAAGCTATTCGCGGAGACGAAGACGCCGAGTTGCCACCGCTGGACTATGCCGAGGCGAACGCCTCGATCTATGCCGTCGTCGCCGGTATCCGCGAGGGCATCATCAGCGCGGCGCACGATATCTCCGATGGAGGGCTGCTCGCCTGCGTCGCCGAGATGTGCTTGGGCGGCGACGCGGATGGCGCTATCGGGGTCCGACTTGACGCACCCGCGAAGTGGGCACCTGGGGTAACGTCGTGCGCCGCGCTGTTCGGAGAAGCGCCGGGTTTCGTCGTCGAGGTGGCGGACATGCGTCGCACCGCCTTCGAATGGATCTGCGGCGCGCAAGGAGCGCAGCCGGTCCTGATCGGCAAGACGGGCGGAAGATCTATCCACGTCGGCGGCGAGTCGTGCGACGTGCCGCTCGCGCAGGCGGCCATAGTGTGGACGCAGCCCCTAAAGGCGCTCTATGCCTGA
- a CDS encoding phosphoribosylformylglycinamidine synthase subunit PurS — protein MMRLEIAIDLIVPDNTAFTVLTALRQLGYTALERVERTEIVELEIDAPHAATEDLVAKVMRAEIMFNPNKHRLSYAPSSAPAAEGNGAAQWEALVVDRDDETSGLVTLLAGPFGLSGLKTLSRGVAWRLHEANGPAPKARIEWACRELLANPFSQVFHVRPAPARTVAATR, from the coding sequence ATGATGCGCCTGGAGATCGCGATCGACCTGATCGTGCCCGACAACACCGCGTTCACCGTTCTCACCGCGCTGCGCCAGCTCGGCTACACGGCTCTCGAGCGCGTCGAGAGGACGGAGATCGTCGAGTTGGAAATCGATGCGCCGCATGCGGCGACGGAGGACCTCGTGGCTAAGGTCATGCGCGCGGAGATCATGTTCAACCCCAACAAGCATCGCCTCAGCTATGCGCCTTCGAGTGCGCCGGCCGCCGAGGGCAATGGCGCCGCGCAATGGGAGGCGTTGGTGGTGGATCGCGATGACGAGACGTCGGGGCTTGTGACGCTGCTGGCGGGACCCTTCGGCCTGAGCGGCCTCAAGACGCTCTCGCGCGGGGTCGCATGGCGCTTGCACGAGGCGAACGGCCCCGCGCCCAAGGCGCGTATCGAATGGGCGTGCCGCGAATTGCTGGCCAATCCGTTCTCGCAAGTGTTTCACGTGCGGCCGGCGCCTGCGCGGACTGTCGCCGCCACGCGATAA